In the Streptomyces sp. cg36 genome, one interval contains:
- a CDS encoding N-acetyltransferase family protein: MIRTATPADVPVIHAMVRELAEYEKCLEDAKATEEQLREALFGEHPAAFAHIAETPGGEPAGFALWFLNFSTWRGVHGIYLEDLYVRPAQRGGGHGKALLTELARICVERGYGRLEWSVLNWNTPSIAFYESLGARPQDEWTVYRLADGALAELGGGA, encoded by the coding sequence ATGATTCGTACCGCGACGCCCGCAGACGTTCCCGTCATCCACGCCATGGTCCGCGAACTGGCCGAGTACGAGAAGTGCTTGGAGGACGCGAAGGCCACCGAGGAGCAGTTGCGCGAGGCGCTGTTCGGCGAGCACCCGGCGGCGTTCGCGCACATCGCCGAGACGCCCGGCGGCGAGCCGGCCGGCTTCGCCCTGTGGTTCCTCAACTTCTCGACGTGGCGCGGGGTCCACGGCATCTACCTGGAGGACCTGTACGTACGCCCCGCCCAGCGCGGCGGCGGCCACGGCAAGGCCCTCCTGACGGAACTGGCCCGCATCTGCGTGGAGCGCGGCTACGGCCGCCTGGAGTGGTCGGTCCTCAACTGGAACACCCCGTCGATCGCCTTCTACGAGTCGCTGGGCGCCCGCCCGCAGGACGAGTGGACGGTGTACCGGCTGGCGGACGGGGCGCTGGCGGAGCTGGGCGGGGGCGCGTAG
- a CDS encoding histidine kinase, producing the protein MDERDRRLGEGPERRPGGGRERTPGDGRDRRPAARHDRSTANERDQLPGDGRPTDTHDQPPGAAHDRPSAQGDDRPSRAGRERRAAEGDDRPSNDGRERHPTDGLPTGARERLPADGRPGAQRNRPPAARHDQPPGAPHDRPPVDERWLPLVMHAAFFLLLGASLARFLIRHPGDGRTPWIVALSAALALLYVCGPALGPVRAVRSLARGPGWLGVVVAVWMVLVLLAPSFAWCAVPLFYAGLRTLPTRGALVLVALLTAFVVTAQLMLAEGFDPNLVLAPPAVAAVATAVFVHMQRQADRQRELIDDLLRTRRELAATERREGTLAERQRLSMEIHDTLAQGLSSQQMLLQASERLWESDPATARRHVRTAGSIAERNLAEARRFVHDLAPADLVAHGSLPEALRALAARETEGGATEVRLHVDGVPVPLPDRVESALLRIAQGALANVREHAGARAAALTLTYLDDQIVLDVADDGGGFTDGTGDRAGRGHGLPAMRARLRQLGGALTVESAPGEGTVLSAAVPLTTGPARAPGPPDTAPSDADMNPVDMTPVDMDPPDTDPLEER; encoded by the coding sequence GTGGACGAGCGCGACCGGCGCCTCGGCGAGGGGCCTGAGCGGCGACCGGGCGGGGGGCGCGAGCGGACGCCCGGGGACGGGCGGGACCGGCGGCCCGCCGCCCGGCACGACCGATCGACCGCCAACGAACGCGATCAACTACCCGGGGACGGGCGGCCCACCGACACGCACGACCAGCCACCCGGCGCCGCACACGACCGGCCATCCGCCCAGGGAGACGACCGGCCGTCCCGCGCCGGGCGCGAGCGGCGGGCCGCCGAGGGAGACGACCGGCCGTCCAACGACGGGCGCGAGCGGCACCCCACTGACGGGCTGCCCACCGGCGCGCGCGAGCGGCTGCCCGCCGACGGGCGGCCCGGCGCCCAGCGCAACCGACCGCCCGCCGCCCGGCACGACCAGCCCCCCGGCGCCCCGCACGACCGGCCGCCCGTCGACGAGCGTTGGCTGCCGCTCGTCATGCACGCCGCCTTCTTCCTCCTCCTCGGTGCCTCGCTCGCGCGGTTCCTGATCCGGCATCCCGGCGACGGCCGCACCCCCTGGATCGTCGCCCTGTCCGCCGCGCTCGCCCTGCTGTACGTGTGCGGCCCGGCCCTCGGACCGGTCCGGGCGGTCCGTTCGCTGGCCCGGGGGCCCGGGTGGCTCGGTGTCGTCGTGGCCGTGTGGATGGTGCTGGTGCTGCTCGCGCCGAGCTTCGCCTGGTGCGCGGTGCCGCTGTTCTACGCCGGGCTGCGCACCCTGCCGACCCGGGGCGCACTCGTGCTGGTGGCGCTGCTGACCGCGTTCGTGGTCACCGCGCAGCTGATGCTCGCCGAGGGCTTCGACCCGAACCTGGTGCTGGCACCGCCCGCCGTCGCCGCCGTCGCCACCGCCGTCTTCGTCCACATGCAGCGCCAGGCGGACCGGCAGCGGGAGCTCATCGACGACCTGCTGCGCACCCGGCGCGAGCTGGCCGCCACCGAGCGCCGCGAAGGCACCCTCGCCGAGCGCCAGCGGCTGTCCATGGAGATCCACGACACCCTCGCCCAGGGCCTGTCCAGCCAGCAGATGCTGCTCCAGGCGTCCGAGCGCCTCTGGGAGTCCGACCCGGCGACGGCCCGCCGCCACGTCCGCACCGCCGGGTCCATCGCCGAACGCAACCTCGCCGAGGCCCGCCGCTTCGTCCACGACCTCGCCCCCGCCGACCTGGTGGCGCACGGCAGCCTCCCGGAGGCCCTGCGGGCCCTGGCCGCGCGGGAGACCGAGGGCGGGGCGACGGAGGTGCGGCTGCACGTCGACGGGGTGCCCGTACCGCTCCCCGACCGGGTGGAGTCGGCGCTGCTGCGGATCGCGCAGGGGGCGCTGGCGAACGTACGCGAACACGCGGGCGCGCGGGCCGCCGCCCTCACCCTCACCTATCTGGACGATCAGATCGTGCTGGACGTGGCCGACGACGGCGGCGGGTTCACGGACGGCACCGGCGACCGCGCCGGCCGGGGCCACGGGCTGCCCGCGATGCGGGCCCGGCTGCGCCAGCTCGGCGGCGCGCTGACGGTGGAGTCGGCACCGGGCGAGGGAACGGTCCTGTCGGCGGCCGTCCCCCTGACCACGGGGCCGGCTCGGGCTCCGGGCCCGCCGGACACGGCCCCCTCGGACGCGGACATGAACCCCGTGGACATGACCCCCGTGGACATGGACCCCCCGGACACGGACCCCTTGGAGGAGCGGTGA
- a CDS encoding aminoglycoside phosphotransferase family protein — MIDIPDALIATQTRYHGPAGRAFVAGLPRLAADFLDRWQLRLDGPSMYGMCALVLPVTTGDGTPAVLKLQLLDEESVGEPVALRAWDGVGAVRLLRHDAETGTMLLERLDSSRLLASVADAREAVLVIGGLLSRLTAVQAPPELRRLGDVAARMLDDTPAAARTLTDPVERRLLLDCAAAVREVADRPGDRLLHWDLHYENVVAADREPWLAIDPTPLAGDPAFELLPALDNRYDPAELRWRFDALTEVMDLDRERARAWTLGRVLQNCLWEIEDGEPLEEEQVEVGEAVRAWKF, encoded by the coding sequence GTGATCGACATTCCGGACGCCCTGATCGCCACGCAGACGCGCTACCACGGGCCCGCGGGCCGCGCCTTCGTCGCGGGGCTGCCCCGCCTGGCGGCCGACTTCCTGGACCGGTGGCAGCTGCGGCTCGACGGGCCGTCGATGTACGGGATGTGCGCGCTGGTGCTCCCGGTCACCACCGGCGACGGCACCCCGGCCGTGCTCAAGCTCCAGCTGCTCGACGAGGAGAGCGTGGGCGAGCCGGTCGCGCTGCGCGCGTGGGACGGCGTGGGCGCGGTGCGGCTGTTGCGGCACGACGCGGAGACCGGCACCATGCTGCTCGAACGCCTGGACTCCAGCCGCCTGTTGGCCTCGGTCGCCGACGCGCGCGAGGCGGTGCTGGTGATCGGCGGGCTGCTGTCCCGGCTGACCGCCGTGCAGGCCCCGCCGGAGCTGCGGCGGCTGGGGGACGTGGCGGCGCGGATGCTCGACGACACCCCGGCCGCGGCCCGCACCCTCACCGACCCCGTCGAACGGCGTCTGCTGCTGGACTGCGCGGCGGCGGTCCGCGAGGTCGCCGACCGGCCCGGCGACCGGCTGCTCCACTGGGACCTGCACTACGAGAACGTGGTGGCCGCCGACCGCGAGCCCTGGCTGGCCATCGACCCCACCCCGCTCGCGGGCGACCCCGCCTTCGAGCTCCTCCCGGCCCTCGACAACCGCTACGACCCGGCGGAGCTGCGCTGGCGCTTCGACGCCCTGACCGAGGTGATGGACCTGGACCGCGAACGGGCCCGGGCCTGGACGCTGGGCCGGGTGCTGCAGAACTGCCTCTGGGAGATCGAGGACGGGGAGCCGCTGGAGGAGGAGCAGGTGGAGGTGGGCGAGGCGGTACGGGCCTGGAAGTTCTAG
- a CDS encoding NAD(P)-binding protein, translating into MDRITVIGGGLAGLTAAITAAESGARVNLYESHHTLGGRARTAEGPYLTNDGPHVLYNGGPHWAWLKRRGLLGPVASVPPLEAARFRFHWDGSLRHTPPLALLRLARQSPETAPADLDFASWAAGLVGPKAARAAAHYAAVALFHHDPGSLSAAFVQERLHRAAALPPEARYPVGGWGALVERMATRAWELGVHVETTARVDALPDDHGPVVIATSLEAARRLLGDDSLRWTSGRTVLLDLGLTARRGDPFVVSDLDRPGWIERFTATGRTLAPAGHQLLQAQFPIAPHESKADGVARGERLLDAAYAGWRQRVTWRRDALAAGRTGAVDLPGTTWRDRPAIDRGHGVFLAGDQVAAPGVLSEVAFASGIEAGSQAVRSLHLARA; encoded by the coding sequence ATGGACCGGATCACCGTCATCGGCGGCGGCCTCGCCGGGCTCACCGCGGCGATCACCGCGGCCGAGTCCGGCGCGCGGGTGAACCTGTACGAGTCGCACCACACGCTGGGCGGACGCGCGCGCACGGCCGAGGGCCCGTACCTCACCAATGACGGTCCGCACGTCCTCTACAACGGAGGTCCGCACTGGGCGTGGCTCAAACGGCGCGGTCTGCTCGGCCCCGTCGCCTCCGTACCGCCGCTGGAGGCCGCCCGGTTCCGCTTCCACTGGGACGGCTCGCTGCGCCACACCCCGCCGCTGGCCCTGCTCAGGCTCGCCCGGCAGAGTCCGGAAACCGCCCCCGCGGACCTCGACTTCGCCTCCTGGGCGGCCGGGCTGGTCGGCCCGAAGGCGGCGCGCGCGGCGGCCCACTACGCGGCGGTGGCGCTCTTCCACCACGACCCGGGCTCGCTCTCCGCCGCGTTCGTGCAGGAGCGGCTGCACCGGGCCGCCGCGCTGCCGCCCGAGGCGCGCTATCCGGTGGGCGGGTGGGGCGCGCTGGTCGAGCGGATGGCCACGCGCGCGTGGGAGCTGGGGGTGCACGTGGAGACCACCGCGCGCGTGGACGCGCTCCCCGACGACCACGGCCCGGTCGTGATCGCCACCTCGCTGGAGGCGGCCCGGCGGCTGCTCGGGGACGACTCGCTGCGCTGGACGAGCGGCCGTACGGTCCTGCTGGACCTGGGGCTCACGGCGCGGCGCGGCGACCCCTTCGTCGTCTCCGACCTGGACCGGCCCGGCTGGATCGAACGGTTCACGGCGACCGGCCGCACCCTGGCCCCGGCCGGGCACCAGCTGCTCCAGGCGCAGTTCCCGATCGCCCCGCACGAGTCCAAGGCGGACGGCGTCGCGCGCGGCGAGCGGCTGCTGGACGCCGCGTACGCGGGGTGGCGCCAGCGGGTGACCTGGCGCCGCGACGCGCTGGCGGCGGGGCGGACGGGCGCGGTCGACCTGCCGGGCACCACCTGGCGCGACCGTCCGGCGATCGACCGGGGCCACGGCGTGTTCCTGGCGGGCGACCAGGTGGCGGCCCCGGGCGTGCTCTCGGAGGTGGCGTTCGCGAGCGGCATCGAGGCGGGCTCCCAGGCGGTCCGGAGCCTGCACCTGGCCCGGGCCTGA
- a CDS encoding response regulator, with protein sequence MSAEQPVVRILLCDDHAVVRAGLLALLGSEPDIEVVGEAGTGEEAVAAAAKVRPDVVLMDLQLGPGIDGVEATRRIAGTGVRVLVLTTYDTDADITRAIAAGATGYLLKAERPEELFAAIRAAAQGRTALSAPVASRVMERMRGTTPSLTPRELDILAQLSQGLANRDIARALFISEATVKTHLGRIYEKLGVDTRAGAVSVAKERRLLP encoded by the coding sequence GTGAGCGCGGAGCAGCCGGTGGTGCGGATCCTGTTGTGCGACGACCACGCCGTCGTACGGGCCGGGCTGCTCGCCCTGCTCGGCAGCGAGCCCGACATCGAGGTGGTCGGGGAGGCCGGCACGGGCGAGGAGGCCGTGGCGGCGGCAGCCAAGGTACGCCCCGACGTCGTCCTCATGGACCTCCAGCTCGGGCCGGGCATCGACGGGGTCGAGGCGACGCGCCGGATCGCGGGGACGGGGGTGCGGGTGCTCGTCCTCACCACGTACGACACCGACGCGGACATCACCCGGGCGATCGCGGCCGGGGCGACGGGCTATCTGCTCAAGGCCGAGCGCCCCGAGGAGCTGTTCGCGGCGATCCGGGCCGCCGCGCAGGGCCGGACGGCGCTGTCCGCGCCGGTGGCGAGCCGGGTGATGGAACGCATGCGGGGCACGACCCCTTCGCTCACCCCCCGCGAGCTGGACATCCTGGCCCAGCTCTCGCAGGGCCTGGCCAACCGTGACATCGCGCGTGCGCTGTTCATCAGCGAGGCGACGGTGAAGACCCATCTGGGCCGGATCTACGAGAAGTTGGGGGTGGACACGAGGGCGGGAGCGGTATCGGTGGCGAAGGAACGCCGCCTGCTGCCGTAG
- a CDS encoding heme-binding protein, protein MDTNTTQPAHRGPKSRGKKILVGALAAAALGAGTFGAVSANAAAPAAPAAPAASTSGPAARDLTHSTHLSVSAATRAASAVLDAARKENQRVSVAVVDRNGNTIVTLRGDGAGPQSPESAERKAYTAVSWNATTSVLAGRLAQTPNLKDIPGTLFLAGGAPVQAQGAPIAGIGVAGAPSGDLDEKFAQAGVAALAK, encoded by the coding sequence ATGGACACCAACACGACGCAGCCCGCCCACCGCGGCCCCAAGTCCCGCGGCAAGAAGATCCTCGTCGGCGCCCTCGCCGCCGCCGCGCTCGGCGCCGGTACGTTCGGCGCGGTCAGCGCCAACGCCGCGGCCCCGGCGGCCCCGGCCGCCCCCGCCGCGAGCACCTCCGGTCCGGCCGCCCGCGACCTCACCCACTCCACGCACCTCTCGGTCTCCGCCGCGACCCGGGCCGCCAGTGCCGTCCTGGACGCCGCCCGCAAGGAGAACCAGCGCGTCTCGGTCGCCGTCGTCGACCGCAACGGCAACACCATCGTCACCCTGCGCGGCGACGGCGCGGGCCCGCAGTCCCCCGAGTCGGCCGAGCGCAAGGCGTACACGGCCGTCTCCTGGAACGCCACCACCTCGGTCCTGGCGGGCCGGCTGGCGCAGACGCCCAACCTGAAGGACATCCCCGGCACGCTCTTCCTCGCGGGCGGCGCCCCCGTCCAGGCGCAGGGCGCCCCGATCGCGGGCATCGGCGTGGCCGGGGCCCCGAGCGGCGACCTCGACGAGAAGTTCGCCCAGGCGGGCGTCGCGGCGCTGGCCAAGTAG
- a CDS encoding M1 family metallopeptidase encodes MDHRSAIRRLALPGAVLLALGGCTGGVAGKPGAAGLRDGLFPKLGNGGYDADHYSLVLDYDPARAHLTGSMTMDARATQDLSAFNLDFAGMEVTGATVDGRRADANRAGTELTLRPAEDLDEGARFRATVTYSGTPKTLTDQDGSHEGWLRTADGALALGEPTGSMAWFPSNNHPSDKATYDIAVTVPRGLRAVSNGELTSSVTNGGRTTYTWRTREPMASYLATVAIGAYDVTEGRTRSGIPFYDAVAPAARKETADVVGRLPEIVEWEREKFGPYPFSSTGVIVAPEGSAEYALETQNRPVVPADQLDTETLAHELAHQWFGDSVTPERWRDMWLNEGFATYAEWLWSEDHGGDSAQEHFDEEYAKDGSDAIWAFPPAAPPSAARVSDQPVYVRGAMVVHQLRRALGDDAFFALVRGWTKDRAHANASTEEFVRFVDERSSGKDLDDLWDSWLYGDGKPDSP; translated from the coding sequence GTGGATCACCGCAGCGCGATACGCCGGCTCGCCCTCCCGGGCGCCGTCCTGCTCGCCCTCGGCGGCTGCACGGGCGGCGTGGCGGGCAAGCCGGGGGCGGCCGGGCTGCGCGACGGGCTCTTCCCCAAGCTGGGCAACGGCGGGTACGACGCCGACCACTACAGCCTCGTCCTCGACTACGACCCGGCGCGCGCCCACCTCACCGGCAGCATGACCATGGACGCCCGCGCCACCCAGGACCTCAGCGCGTTCAACCTGGACTTCGCGGGGATGGAGGTGACGGGCGCGACCGTCGACGGCCGCCGGGCGGACGCCAACCGGGCGGGCACCGAGCTGACCCTGCGCCCGGCCGAGGACCTCGACGAGGGCGCCCGGTTCCGCGCCACCGTCACCTACTCCGGCACCCCGAAGACCCTCACCGACCAGGACGGTTCGCACGAGGGCTGGCTGCGCACCGCCGACGGCGCCCTGGCGCTGGGCGAGCCGACGGGGTCGATGGCCTGGTTCCCCTCCAACAACCACCCGAGCGACAAGGCCACGTACGACATCGCGGTGACCGTGCCCCGGGGGCTGCGGGCCGTCTCCAACGGCGAGTTGACCTCCTCGGTGACCAACGGCGGGCGCACCACGTACACCTGGCGCACCCGGGAGCCGATGGCGAGCTATCTGGCCACGGTCGCGATCGGCGCGTACGACGTGACGGAGGGCCGCACCAGGTCCGGGATCCCGTTCTACGACGCGGTGGCGCCGGCGGCGCGGAAGGAGACGGCGGACGTCGTCGGCCGGCTCCCGGAGATCGTGGAGTGGGAGCGGGAGAAGTTCGGGCCGTACCCGTTCTCCTCGACCGGGGTGATCGTGGCCCCCGAGGGCTCCGCCGAGTACGCGCTGGAGACCCAGAACCGGCCGGTGGTCCCGGCGGACCAGCTGGACACCGAGACCCTGGCGCACGAGCTCGCCCACCAGTGGTTCGGCGACTCGGTGACGCCCGAGCGGTGGCGGGACATGTGGCTCAACGAGGGCTTCGCCACGTACGCGGAGTGGCTGTGGAGCGAGGACCACGGCGGCGATTCGGCGCAGGAGCACTTCGACGAGGAGTACGCGAAGGACGGCTCGGACGCCATCTGGGCGTTCCCGCCCGCCGCGCCCCCGTCGGCCGCGCGCGTCTCGGACCAGCCGGTGTACGTGCGCGGCGCGATGGTGGTGCACCAGTTGCGCCGGGCGCTGGGCGACGACGCGTTCTTCGCGCTGGTGCGGGGCTGGACGAAGGACCGGGCGCACGCCAACGCGTCCACCGAGGAATTCGTCCGGTTCGTGGACGAGAGGTCGTCCGGCAAGGACCTGGACGACCTGTGGGACTCCTGGCTCTACGGGGACGGGAAGCCCGATTCCCCGTAG
- a CDS encoding pentapeptide repeat-containing protein, which translates to MAKSAREVTAVRRPEVRLPPLAPHGPADLEPEGDYDGLEFRNLDLSGQEGMGARFMDCGMYGCALDGTRLRGARFIDSVLSGVRGVGTDLSRGSLRDVEIHDVRMGGVQLHGGVLERVLIRGGKIDYLNLRDTELRDVAFENCVLVEPDFAAARLERVAFAGCELRRADFTGARMKDVDLRGAALLDIARGVDRLAGAVITPSQLVDLAPAFAAQVGVRVVG; encoded by the coding sequence ATGGCGAAGAGCGCGAGGGAAGTGACGGCGGTGCGGCGGCCCGAGGTGCGGCTCCCGCCCCTGGCACCGCACGGTCCGGCGGATCTGGAACCGGAAGGGGACTACGACGGTCTGGAGTTCCGCAATCTGGACCTGTCCGGCCAGGAGGGCATGGGCGCCCGCTTCATGGACTGCGGGATGTACGGCTGCGCGCTCGACGGGACCCGGCTGCGCGGTGCCCGGTTCATAGACTCCGTCCTCTCCGGGGTCCGGGGCGTGGGCACGGACCTGTCCCGCGGATCCCTGCGCGACGTGGAGATCCACGACGTGCGGATGGGCGGGGTCCAGCTGCACGGCGGTGTGCTCGAACGGGTCCTGATCCGCGGCGGCAAGATCGACTACCTCAATCTGCGGGACACGGAGCTGCGGGACGTGGCCTTCGAGAACTGCGTCCTCGTCGAGCCGGACTTCGCCGCGGCCCGGCTCGAGCGGGTCGCGTTCGCGGGCTGCGAGCTGCGGCGCGCGGACTTCACGGGCGCGCGGATGAAGGACGTGGACCTGCGCGGGGCGGCGCTCCTGGACATCGCGCGCGGGGTCGACCGGCTGGCGGGGGCGGTCATCACCCCGTCCCAACTGGTCGACCTGGCACCGGCGTTCGCGGCGCAGGTGGGGGTGCGGGTGGTGGGCTGA